The Leptospira langatensis genomic sequence GAAAGACGATGCGGAGAAGACGGTCCAAAAACTTTCGGTTTGGTTTAAGGATTAAGGTACCTTCATCGTATTGGAAGGCATGGAGAATACATAAATATCCCGTGTGCCTGTATTCAGATCCAAACTGATAACGGAAGATCTAAGAGTGATATATTCTCCGGAAGTTAAGGTCGCTACGATCTTGCAGACCCTTTTTTGATTTTCTCCCGCCCCTGGCACCGCTAACGGTCCCGCTGTAGGACTTACTTCGATAGAATACTCAATAGGTTGGTTCGGGATCAATGCTAACGGTTTTTGGCAGGGAAAGCCGCTCGCAAAATCGGAAGGATTTCGGGAGGCATCTGCAGTCGCGCCCACATATAAAGTATACCCGCCAAAGAAGGACTCAGGGTTTCCTGCTCTTAAGCGAAGCTCGTATCCTGTTGCGATCGGAGTCACTCCTATGATCGTAGGAGGAGTAGTAATGATCCTATTCGAAGAATAATTATTGCAAGAGAGGATGAGAAGAAGGATGGAAAATATGTGAAAGATGCTAAGGCCTCTTTCCTTTAAAAAAAAGTTCATTTATCTAAGAATATAATCCGCCCAGCCGAATTTTTCGACCAATTGATCGGATACGGAAAACTGTGAAAAACGTCTCTTGTTTGTCGATCTATTTTCCGGGATCTCCCATTTCAACTCTTGGAGGAGTTTATTCCCCTTTTTGGTATTGCAGTCCCTACAAGCAGTAACCAGGTTCTCCCAAGTGTGATAATCTCTAGGTTTTCTTTCTTTAGGAATCTCTTCCCAGCGGCTTTTGGGGATCACATGGTCCAAGGTAAGTTTAGAAGAGGGAAGTTTGCGTCTACAATACACGCATTCGTGATTGTCTCGTAAGAAAATATTCTCCCTAGAAAGCTTATATTTTCTTTTCGGGACCTTGTAATAGTCTGTGAGTAGAATGATCCTGGGAGCGGTAAAACGGAGTTTTTCGGAACGGATATAGAGTTCCTGCTCATCCTTGATGAGTTCGGCCTTCTTTAAGATAAGAAGAATAATAGCGTCTTTGACCGTTCGAATCGCCACCGGAACATAGGTCGCGTTCAGCACCAACACAGGCTGGGCAAGGAC encodes the following:
- a CDS encoding LIC11661 family lipoprotein, translating into MNFFLKERGLSIFHIFSILLLILSCNNYSSNRIITTPPTIIGVTPIATGYELRLRAGNPESFFGGYTLYVGATADASRNPSDFASGFPCQKPLALIPNQPIEYSIEVSPTAGPLAVPGAGENQKRVCKIVATLTSGEYITLRSSVISLDLNTGTRDIYVFSMPSNTMKVP
- a CDS encoding HNH endonuclease, with translation MDVLAQPVLVLNATYVPVAIRTVKDAIILLILKKAELIKDEQELYIRSEKLRFTAPRIILLTDYYKVPKRKYKLSRENIFLRDNHECVYCRRKLPSSKLTLDHVIPKSRWEEIPKERKPRDYHTWENLVTACRDCNTKKGNKLLQELKWEIPENRSTNKRRFSQFSVSDQLVEKFGWADYILR